In one Panulirus ornatus isolate Po-2019 chromosome 25, ASM3632096v1, whole genome shotgun sequence genomic region, the following are encoded:
- the LOC139757262 gene encoding G-protein coupled receptor 143-like, producing the protein MASPTIESLCCLSNNNAFSRDFLVDFQSVPYNAVSIIASLFGIGGAVYQVLPRTGGTETANRGRRFFKTRGRLIIRWLALADLMASLGILIRSASWLADDTFGSKPDDSKLGQYLCIITSGMIHYFYTATYCWTFLYALDVKLVMQDKRISHRIYHLVSWTVPLVLCLIGLLILYLPDLNCHSKAVNPYLRFLPNYLSSFIPIVVVMIGNPVLYCLAFSRVEKQIISARGRFTQSERRVVDRLLKKFFLINAVFYLCWLPNVINGIVLWTTWDDLPRIFIHVIWYLMAILNPLQAVFNCLVYRSWDSGSTVSKPAVLIKQMWHKKFSQQRESPNSDVDENADDKLQDGDDSEVEERLSQHAVRQISHERTPLLPSASQDLVNEDSQEILKESYTVKKYSK; encoded by the exons ATGGCCAGTCCAACAATTGAATCACTTTGTTgcctcagcaacaataatgccTTTAGCAGGGACTTCCTTGTTGATTTCCAGTCTGTGCCCTATAATGCTGTGTCCATTATTGCATCTTTGTTTGGCATTGGAGGTGCAGTATATCAG GTACTTCCTCGGACTGGCGGTACAGAGACAGCAAACAGAGGCCGTAGATTTTTCAAGACACGTGGCCGTCTCATTATCAGATGGCTGGCTCTAGCAGATCTGATGGCATCCCTTG GTATTCTTATCCGATCAGCCTCTTGGCTTGCTGATGACACATTTGGGTCCAAGCCTGATGATAGCAAACTTGGACAGTATTTATGTATCATCACTTCT GGCATGATTCATTACTTCTACACTGCTACATATTGCTGGACCTTCTTGTATGCACTAGATGTTAAATTGGTGATGCAAGATAAACGGATAAGTCACCGTATTTACCACCTGGTGTCGTGGACTGTGCCTCTTGTCTTGTGCTTAATTGGACTCCTCATTCTTTACCTTCCTGATCTGAA TTGCCACAGTAAGGCTGTCAATCCATATCTCCGGTTTCTTCCCAACTACTTGagctcattcattcccattgtggTTGTCATGATTGGTAACCCCGTGCTGTATTGCTTAGCGTTTTCAAGAGTTGAAAAACAGATAATATCAGCCAGAggaag ATTTACTCAATCAGAACGACGGGTAGTAGATAGATTACTGAAGAAGTTCTTCCTCATCAATGCTGTGTTTTACTTATGCTGGCTACCAAATGTCATAAATGGCATTGTGCTATGGACAACATGGGATGATCTCCCTAGAATCTTTATTCACGTTATTTGGTACTTAATG gctATACTAAACCCACTACAAGCTGTCTTCAACTGTTTGGTGTATCGCAGCTGGGACTCAGGCAGCACTGTGTCAAAGCCTGCAGTATTGATAAAGCAGATGTGGCACAAAAAATTTTCTCAGCAAAGAGAAAGTCCCAATTCTGATGTTGATGAAAATGCTGATGACAAG CTACAGGATGGTGATGATTCTGAGGTTGAGGAACGCCTTTCCCAGCATGCTGTAAGGCAGATATCACATGAACGCACTCCTCTCTTGCCCTCAGCTTCACAGGACTTGGTGAATGAGGACTCTCAAGAAATACTCAAGGAAAGCTATACAGtcaaaaaatacagtaaatga